A window of the Emys orbicularis isolate rEmyOrb1 chromosome 1, rEmyOrb1.hap1, whole genome shotgun sequence genome harbors these coding sequences:
- the LOC135895244 gene encoding olfactory receptor 51E2-like, with product MPSPNNTDLSPSSFVLAGMPGLEAARFWLAFPLCSMYLVAIAGNGAVVFIVKTELSLHAPMYIFLCMLASIDLALSTCTVPRMLSLLWFDWREISFGACLLQMFLIHSLSAVESTVLLAMAWDRFMAICHPLQHATILTNPVMAKIGLAAVARGVLFFLPLPLLILRLSFCGSNVLSHSYCLHQDVMNLACTSTTVNVVYGLTAILLVMGLDALLIALSYFMIIKAVLQLSSRKERVKAFSTCVAHLCVVLAFYVPLIGLSVVHRFGKGLAPLVQVVMGDVYLLVPPLLNPIVYGARTKQIRRQILRWILHH from the coding sequence ATGCCCTCTCCCAACAACACCGACCTCAGCCCTTCCTCCTTCGTCTTGGCCGGCATGCCCGGGCTGGAAGCTGCCCGTTTCTGGCTGGCGTTCCCTCTGTGCTCCATGTACCTCGTGGCCATTGCAGGCAACGGCGCGGTGGTGTTCATTGTAAAGACGGAGCtgagcctccatgcccccatgTACATCTTCCTCTGTATGCTGGCCTCCATCGACCTGGCGCTGTCCACCTGCACCGTGCCCAGAATGCTCTCCCTCCTGTGGTTTGACTGGAGGGAAATCAGCTTCGGCGCCTGCCTGCTCCAGATGTTCCTCATCCACTCCCTGTCCGCTGTCGAGTCCACCGTCCTGCTGGCCATGGCCTGGGATCGGTTCATGGCCATATGCCACCCTCTGCAGCACGCGACCATCCTCACCAATCCGGTGATGGCGAAGATAGGCCTGGCTGCTGTGGCTAGGGGCGTGCTGTTCTTCCTCCCTTTGCCCTTGCTCATTCTTCGCCTATCGTTCTGCGGCTCCAACGTCCTGTCGCACTCCTATTGTTTGCACCAGGACGTTATGAACCTGGCCTGCACCAGCACCACAGTCAATGTCGTCTATGGCTTGACTGCTATCCTCTTGGTGATGGGGCTCGACGCGCTACTGATTGCCTTGTCCTACTTCATGATCATCAAGGCTGTCTTGCAGCTGTCCTCGAGGAAGGAGCGTGTCAAGGCTTTCAGCACCTGCGTGGCCCACCTCTGTGTGGTCCTGGCCTTCTACGTGCCACTGATTGGACTGTCCGTGGTGCACAGGTTTGGGAAAGGCCTCGCTCCGCTGGTTCAGGTTGTCATGGGGGACGTCTACCTCCTGGTGCCGCCCCTGCTGAATCCCATTGTCTACGGGGCGAGGACCAAACAGATACGCAGACAGATCctgaggtggattctccatcactga